One Aegilops tauschii subsp. strangulata cultivar AL8/78 chromosome 7, Aet v6.0, whole genome shotgun sequence genomic window carries:
- the LOC109746768 gene encoding uncharacterized protein: MAGDGDLASRRLCQQVALASDHDFAFQLQLNEAIQASLRAHTPNRPSSRAAAAATAFCSCSSCQPVSALWSSEVALAELARQEKNRRDAQAFRAAHAQANTSARVASRGALLARELAGTPDLRRAHGGDLLERPLDPSRSPSSRVFYKGLSNKEGAGGWWVVPGPRVAVLAVVVYDPQGKVVRTIQKRVERFVGGRMELEVLALKEGIQAALELGIRWVNIVSDFKALHKYMLGTWRPTKNKSEHLVNEALSLMRKFNHCEFSLNPRGQVGYATKLATDLVGTKKREACKRERPAPSAWKTPMSLRRLPGHL, translated from the exons ATGGCCGGCGACGGCGACCTCGCCTCCCGACGCCTCTGCCAGCAAGTCGCCCTCGCCTCCGACCACGACTTCGCGTTCCAACTCCAGCTCAACGAGGCCATCCAAGCTTCCCTCCGCGCCCATACTCCCAATCGGCCCTCTTCcagggccgccgccgccgccaccgcattCTGCTCTTGCAGCTCTTGTCAACCCGTCTCTGCGCTCTGGTCCTCCGAAGTCGCACTCGCCGAACTTGCGCGCCAAGAGAAGAACCGCCGCGACGCCCAGGCCTTCCGCGCCGCCCATGCCCAGGCAAACACCTCCGCCCGCGTGGCCTCCCGCGGCGCCCTCTTGGCGCGGGAGCTCGCCGGCACTCCAGACCTCCGACGGGCCCACGGTGGGGACCTCCTTGAGCGACCTCTGGACCCAAGCCGCTCCCCATCCTCCCGCGTCTTCTACAAGGGCTTGTCGAACAAGGAGGGCGCCGGGGGGTGGTGGGTCGTCCCGGGCCCCCGCGTAGCGGTGCTCGCTGTGGTCGTGTACGATCCCCAGGGGAAGGTGGTGCGCACCATACAGAAGCGCGTGGAAAGGTTTGTGGGCGGACGCATGGAGCTCGAGGTGCTGGCGCTCAAGGAAGGCATCCAGGCTGCGCTCGAGCTGGGGATACGATGGGTTAACATCGTCTCCGACTTCAAGGCGCTGCACAAATAT ATGCTTGGAACTTGGCGTCCCACAAAGAACAAGAGTGAACATTTGGTAAATGAGGCTCTGTCACTGATGAGGAAATTCAATCATTGTGAATTCTCACTAAACCCACGCGGCCAAGTCGGTTACGCAACAAAATTAGCAACAGATTTGGTAGGCACTAAGAAGAGAGAGGCCTGCAAGAGAGAGAGACCTGCACCATCTGCTTGGAAGACACCGATGTCTCTAAGGAGGC TTCCAGGCCATCTATAG
- the LOC141027956 gene encoding NAC domain-containing protein 71-like, translating into MALPARDDYEYEYLTPALALPPGVYFNPMNEEIVRTYLNGWIAGHGTSGAEAAVVIEEDVYGDKPDVLARRHLPASTRDSDPSWWFRCHCKVQATRGGAAHRGDRSVATGGFWKLEQTTKEVRCEADGEHLGFKRTFGFYVEHEGEKEKTRWLMEEYTNVDSPDEGTVRNDGKNVLPALYRIYLTPRDPGKKKRKQSGRDVGDDYDDVDGGPVKAARVKVPNAYLHAIAALLSPSSVRGAGQEEPQGGVEAPPPPSGVFSEYRGEAASSDDDDHGMTMNENLLEEAQGSTGGDDSPEMRVLVTMNDGGIPAWEMGMGGGYVFADTSWIYEHYQNTE; encoded by the coding sequence ATGGCTCTGCCGGCCCGCGACGACTACGAGTACGAGTACCTAACCCCGGCGCTGGCGCTGCCTCCGGGCGTCTACTTCAACCCGATGAACGAGGAGATCGTGCGCACCTACCTCAACGGGTGGATCGCCGGGCACGGCACGTCGGGCGCAGAGGCGGCCGTCGTCATCGAGGAAGACGTCTACGGCGACAAACCCGACGTGCTGGCGCGCAGGCACCTGCCGGCCAGCACCCGCGACTCCGACCCCAGCTGGTGGTTCCGCTGCCACTGCAAGGTGCAGGCCACGCGCGGCGGCGCCGCCCACCGGGGCGACCGCAGCGTCGCCACGGGAGGCTTCTGGAAGCTGGAGCAGACCACGAAGGAGGTGAGATGCGAGGCGGACGGCGAGCACCTGGGGTTCAAGCGCACCTTCGGGTTCTACGTCGAGCACGAGGGCGAGAAGGAGAAGACGCGGTGGCTCATGGAGGAGTACACCAACGTCGACTCGCCGGACGAAGGCACCGTCCGCAACGACGGCAAGAACGTCCTGCCCGCGCTCTACAGGATATACCTCACCCCACGCGATCCCGgcaagaagaagaggaagcagaGTGGCAGAGATGTTGGGGACGACTACGACGACGTCGACGGTGGGCCTGTGAAGGCTGCCCGCGTGAAGGTTCCGAACGCTTACTTACACGCCATCGCGGCGTTGCTGTCGCCGTCGAGCGTTCGTGGTGCCGGCCAGGAGGAGCCGCAGGGCGGCGTTGAAGCGCCGCCGCCACCTTCGGGCGTTTTCAGTGAGTACCGAGGTGAGGCCGCGTCGTCGGATGATGATGATCACGGCATGACAATGAACGAGAATCTCCTCGAGGAGGCGCAGGGCAGCACCGGCGGCGACGACTCCCCTGAGATGCGTGTTCTCGTTACGATGAACGACGGCGGCATCCCGGCGTGGGAGATGGGCATGGGTGGAGGATACGTTTTCGCCGACACGTCTTGGATCTACGAACACTACCAGAACACGGAGTGA